In one Lolium rigidum isolate FL_2022 chromosome 3, APGP_CSIRO_Lrig_0.1, whole genome shotgun sequence genomic region, the following are encoded:
- the LOC124702951 gene encoding uncharacterized protein LOC124702951 isoform X3 — protein MTPKWSECPSNSYREESLHESENKDGNVYKRRKMDKDSNALVADEEVKEMATKSCTTAEDHSSLLRPNPSDPTFSIVTAGKIDPVLEIEEPAGVSLEPNSGVNKTCSVSSMLPSSVMLDKNAAAECSSSYMSPIELITEITSARDLCIAILRKDGLLTESRTRITSEESADCNANCLLACNTCGSLDDPLKMLICDSCEAAFHLSCCIPCIKEVPVGEWYCPPCFRKKPKSLYGKLSEGKVKSSGNMEQRPHGMSHIEYMFKDAEPYVSGVRIDRDLQAEVPEWSGPTFSSDGYFEAPSEFYPAEVKKLNWCSMNNHIRSSSSTGNWIQCREILSTRDSNKPVICGKWRRAPLYVVQTDKWDCSCCLPWDPAHADCAVPQELDTDEVLKQLKFVNMVKSRMADRNHKLA, from the exons ATGACTCCAAAATGGAGCGAGTGCCCTTCAAATAGTTACAGAGAAGAATCTTtgcatgaaagtg aaaataaggatggcaatgtttaTAAAAGGAGAAAGATGGATAAAGATTCAAATGCCCTTGTAGCAGATGAAGAAGTTAAAGAAATGGCAACTAAAAGTTGCACTACCGCTGAAGATCACTCTTCCTTACTGCGCCCTAATCCCTCAGATCCAACATTCTCAATTGTGACAGCAGGTAAGATAGACCCTGTCCTTGAGATTGAAGAGCCTGCTGGAGTTTCTTTGGAGCCAAATTCTGGTGTGAACAAGACATGTTCAGTGTCAAGTATGCTGCCATCTTCCGTGATGCTAGACAAAAATGCTGCTGCTGAATGTTCCTCATCATATATGAGCCCTATAGAACTGATAACAGAGATCACATCAGCAAGGGATCTATGCATTGCCATATTGAGAAAAGATGGGCTTCTCACCGAGTCACGAACTAGAATCACTTCAGAGGAATCGGCTGATTGTAATGCCAACTGTTTGCTGGCATGCAATACTTGTGGGAGCTTGGATGATCCACTAAAGATGCTTATATGTGATTCCTGTGAAGCAGCATTCCATTTGTCTTGTTGCATCCCTTGTATTAAGGAGGTACCAGTTGGTGAATGGTATTGCCCCCCATGCTTCAGGAAGAAACCTAAGAGTCTTTATGGTAAACTGTCAGAGGGAAAGGTGAAGTCTTCCGGGAATATGGAGCAAAGGCCTCATGGCATGAGTCATATAGAGTACATGTTCAAAGATGCTGAACCATATGTTTCTGGGGTTCGAATTGATAGAGATCTCCAAGCAGAAGTGCCAGAATGGTCTGGCCCCACTTTCAG TAGCGATGGTTATTTTGAAGCGCCCTCTGAATTTTATCCTGCTGAAGTCAAGAAATTGAAT TGGTGTtcaatgaataaccacatcagaTCTTCAAGTTCAACTGGTAATTGGATACAATGCCGTGAGATCTTGAGCACAAGAGATTCTAACAAGCCAGTAATCTGTGGCAAGTGGAGAAG GGCTCCCTTATATGTTGTTCAGACAGATAAATGGGATTGTTCTTGCTGTCTTCCTTGGGATCCAGCCCATGCTGATTGTGCTGTTCCACAG GAATTGGATACAGATGAGGTTTTAAAGCAGCTGAAGTTTGTAAATATG GTGAAGAGTAGGATGGCTGACCGTAATCACAAGCTTGCTTAA
- the LOC124702951 gene encoding uncharacterized protein LOC124702951 isoform X1: MTPKWSECPSNSYREESLHESENKDGNVYKRRKMDKDSNALVADEEVKEMATKSCTTAEDHSSLLRPNPSDPTFSIVTAGKIDPVLEIEEPAGVSLEPNSGVNKTCSVSSMLPSSVMLDKNAAAECSSSYMSPIELITEITSARDLCIAILRKDGLLTESRTRITSEESADCNANCLLACNTCGSLDDPLKMLICDSCEAAFHLSCCIPCIKEVPVGEWYCPPCFRKKPKSLYGKLSEGKVKSSGNMEQRPHGMSHIEYMFKDAEPYVSGVRIDRDLQAEVPEWSGPTFSDGYFEAPSEFYPAEVKKLNWCSMNNHIRSSSSTGNWIQCREILSTRDSNKPVICGKWRRAPLYVVQTDKWDCSCCLPWDPAHADCAVPQELDTDEVLKQLKFVNMVKSRMADRNHKLA, translated from the exons ATGACTCCAAAATGGAGCGAGTGCCCTTCAAATAGTTACAGAGAAGAATCTTtgcatgaaagtg aaaataaggatggcaatgtttaTAAAAGGAGAAAGATGGATAAAGATTCAAATGCCCTTGTAGCAGATGAAGAAGTTAAAGAAATGGCAACTAAAAGTTGCACTACCGCTGAAGATCACTCTTCCTTACTGCGCCCTAATCCCTCAGATCCAACATTCTCAATTGTGACAGCAGGTAAGATAGACCCTGTCCTTGAGATTGAAGAGCCTGCTGGAGTTTCTTTGGAGCCAAATTCTGGTGTGAACAAGACATGTTCAGTGTCAAGTATGCTGCCATCTTCCGTGATGCTAGACAAAAATGCTGCTGCTGAATGTTCCTCATCATATATGAGCCCTATAGAACTGATAACAGAGATCACATCAGCAAGGGATCTATGCATTGCCATATTGAGAAAAGATGGGCTTCTCACCGAGTCACGAACTAGAATCACTTCAGAGGAATCGGCTGATTGTAATGCCAACTGTTTGCTGGCATGCAATACTTGTGGGAGCTTGGATGATCCACTAAAGATGCTTATATGTGATTCCTGTGAAGCAGCATTCCATTTGTCTTGTTGCATCCCTTGTATTAAGGAGGTACCAGTTGGTGAATGGTATTGCCCCCCATGCTTCAGGAAGAAACCTAAGAGTCTTTATGGTAAACTGTCAGAGGGAAAGGTGAAGTCTTCCGGGAATATGGAGCAAAGGCCTCATGGCATGAGTCATATAGAGTACATGTTCAAAGATGCTGAACCATATGTTTCTGGGGTTCGAATTGATAGAGATCTCCAAGCAGAAGTGCCAGAATGGTCTGGCCCCACTTTCAG CGATGGTTATTTTGAAGCGCCCTCTGAATTTTATCCTGCTGAAGTCAAGAAATTGAAT TGGTGTtcaatgaataaccacatcagaTCTTCAAGTTCAACTGGTAATTGGATACAATGCCGTGAGATCTTGAGCACAAGAGATTCTAACAAGCCAGTAATCTGTGGCAAGTGGAGAAG GGCTCCCTTATATGTTGTTCAGACAGATAAATGGGATTGTTCTTGCTGTCTTCCTTGGGATCCAGCCCATGCTGATTGTGCTGTTCCACAG GAATTGGATACAGATGAGGTTTTAAAGCAGCTGAAGTTTGTAAATATG GTGAAGAGTAGGATGGCTGACCGTAATCACAAGCTTGCTTAA
- the LOC124702951 gene encoding uncharacterized protein LOC124702951 isoform X2: MTPKWSECPSNSYREESLHESENKDGNVYKRRKMDKDSNALVADEEVKEMATKSCTTAEDHSSLLRPNPSDPTFSIVTAGKIDPVLEIEEPAGVSLEPNSGVNKTCSVSSMLPSSVMLDKNAAAECSSSYMSPIELITEITSARDLCIAILRKDGLLTESRTRITSEESADCNANCLLACNTCGSLDDPLKMLICDSCEAAFHLSCCIPCIKEVPVGEWYCPPCFRKKPKSLYGKLSEGKVKSSGNMEQRPHGMSHIEYMFKDAEPYVSGVRIDRDLQAEVPEWSGPTFSSDGYFEAPSEFYPAEVKKLNWCSMNNHIRSSSSTGNWIQCREILSTRDSNKPVICGKWRRSLHLREPLLRCSSLLYGIVHAQ; the protein is encoded by the exons ATGACTCCAAAATGGAGCGAGTGCCCTTCAAATAGTTACAGAGAAGAATCTTtgcatgaaagtg aaaataaggatggcaatgtttaTAAAAGGAGAAAGATGGATAAAGATTCAAATGCCCTTGTAGCAGATGAAGAAGTTAAAGAAATGGCAACTAAAAGTTGCACTACCGCTGAAGATCACTCTTCCTTACTGCGCCCTAATCCCTCAGATCCAACATTCTCAATTGTGACAGCAGGTAAGATAGACCCTGTCCTTGAGATTGAAGAGCCTGCTGGAGTTTCTTTGGAGCCAAATTCTGGTGTGAACAAGACATGTTCAGTGTCAAGTATGCTGCCATCTTCCGTGATGCTAGACAAAAATGCTGCTGCTGAATGTTCCTCATCATATATGAGCCCTATAGAACTGATAACAGAGATCACATCAGCAAGGGATCTATGCATTGCCATATTGAGAAAAGATGGGCTTCTCACCGAGTCACGAACTAGAATCACTTCAGAGGAATCGGCTGATTGTAATGCCAACTGTTTGCTGGCATGCAATACTTGTGGGAGCTTGGATGATCCACTAAAGATGCTTATATGTGATTCCTGTGAAGCAGCATTCCATTTGTCTTGTTGCATCCCTTGTATTAAGGAGGTACCAGTTGGTGAATGGTATTGCCCCCCATGCTTCAGGAAGAAACCTAAGAGTCTTTATGGTAAACTGTCAGAGGGAAAGGTGAAGTCTTCCGGGAATATGGAGCAAAGGCCTCATGGCATGAGTCATATAGAGTACATGTTCAAAGATGCTGAACCATATGTTTCTGGGGTTCGAATTGATAGAGATCTCCAAGCAGAAGTGCCAGAATGGTCTGGCCCCACTTTCAG TAGCGATGGTTATTTTGAAGCGCCCTCTGAATTTTATCCTGCTGAAGTCAAGAAATTGAAT TGGTGTtcaatgaataaccacatcagaTCTTCAAGTTCAACTGGTAATTGGATACAATGCCGTGAGATCTTGAGCACAAGAGATTCTAACAAGCCAGTAATCTGTGGCAAGTGGAGAAG AAGCCTACATCTCCGGGAGCCCTTGCTCAGGTGCTCCTCCCTGCTGTATGGCATAGTACACGCACAATGA